GCAAAGCCGGGCAGCGGGCACGCAAGACGCGTATGCAGCGACTCGAAGCGGTCCCACGCGGCAATCCGCTGCACGGCGTTGCGGCCGCGTCTCAACGCCGCTTCGATCTCGTCCCAGCGGCTGCCGAATGCGGTCACGCCGCTCATGCCGGTAATGACGACGCGCTTCATCAGATCATCCCGCCATTGACACCGATCACCTGGCGCGTCACATACGAAGCCGCATCCGACATCAGGAAACTGACCACCGCCGCCACCTCGGCAGGCTGGCCGACACGGTTCATCGGCACGGTCTTGAGCGCATGCTCGACCGGCACTTCGTCGAGCATGCCGGTTTCGATGAGCCCCGGCGCGACGCAGTTGACCGTGATGGCGCGCGACGCGAGTTCGACCGCGAGCGCCTTCGTCGCGCCGATCAGGCCGGCCTTTGCCGCGCTGTAGTTAACCTGACCGCGATTGCCCATCACGCCGGACACCGACGCGATCGTGACGACGCGGCCGCCCTGCTTTGCGCGCACCATCGGCATCGTCAGCGGATGCACGACGTTGTAGAACGCGTCGAGCCCGGTTTCGATCACGATGTCCCAGTCTTCGTCGGTCAGCGCCGGGAATGCGGCATCGCGCGTCACCCCCGCGCTGCAAACAATGCCGTAATACGCGCCGTGCGCGGCCACATCCGCTTCGAGCACTTCGCGGCATGTCGCGCGCTCGCGCACATCGAATTGCAGCACGCGTGCGGACCCGCCCTGCGCGGCGATGCCGGCCGTCACCGCTTGCGCTTCGCTACGGCCGGTGCGGCATCCGACGGTGACGGCGAAGCCGTCCGCGGCCAGTTGATACGCAATGGCGCGGCCGATGCCGCGGCTTGCGCCGGTAATGAGAACACGCCGGCTCATGATCCGGAAATCCCCTCGATGAATGACTGAAAATCGGTCGGCTGGAACACCTTGATCACGGCCTGCGCGCAACGCGTGCCGTCGTGTTCGATCGTGCATTCGTATGCGCCGTGTCCTTCGGCGCTGCGCAGCACTTCCTTGACGTCGATGATGAGTTGCGCGCCGCGCGCGAAGGCCGGCACGCACGCGTCGTAGCTGCGCGAGCCGAGCAGCACGCCGGGCCGCGCGCGGCCGCCCGCGCGCATCGCGAGCAGCGACACATGCGCGGCGATCGCCTGCGCCATCAGCTCGATACCGATCCACGCGGGCATCGCGCCGGTGGCATCGGCATACCACGCATCGGCGCGCACGGTCGCGCGCGCGCTCAGCGCGTCATCGCTGCATGCGCTCACGCGGTCGACGAGCAGCATCGTGCCGCGATGCGGCAGGATTGCCTCGATCGGCTCGAAGATTTCCGCTTCGCGATCCGCGCGGGCCGGCGCGGCAAGCGATGCGCTCGCTTCGCTTTTTGCCTCGCCTGCCGCTTCGCGTACCGTTTCGTTGATTGCTTCGCTCATGGCTTGTTCATCGCCTTTCGTCATCCCGTTCAACCCGCGAGAATCAGGCTGCAATTGCTGCCGCCGAACGCAAACGAATTGCTCATCACGTAGCGTGTGCCGGCGCCGCGCGGCAGATACCGCTCGCTCTCGACGAGGTCGAGCCGCGGCAACGCGGGATCGGTCTGTCCGTCCCAGCAGTGGCGCGGCAAGGCCATGTGTTCGCGCGCGAGCGTGAGCCATGCGAAGCCGAGTTCGGTCGCGCCGGCCGCGCCGAGCTGATGGCCCGTATACGGCTTCGTGCCGCTTGCCGCGACGCCGTCGGCGAACACGCGCGCCATCAGGTGCGATTCCATTTCGTCGTTCTTGCGCGTTGCCGTGGCGTGCAGGTTCACATAACCGATCGCGGACGGTGCGAGTCCCGCGTCGTCGAGCGCCGCGCGCAGCGCGAGTTCGCCGCCCGCGCCTTGCGGGTCCGGCGCCGAAATGTGATGCGCGTCGCTCGATTCGCCGCAGCCGACGAGCGCGACCGGACCTTCGTCGCGGCTCATCAGGAACACGGCGGCGCCTTCGCCGACATTGATGCCGCAACGGTTGACGCTCATCGGGTTCGTGCGCGTCGCGCTCGTCGATTCGAGCGACGCGAAACCTTGCACGGTCAGCTCGCACAGCGAATCGACGCCGCCGGCCACGACGGCATCGCATAGCTGCAGTTGCAGCAGCCGCCGCGCGGAGGCGAACGCTTTCGCGCTCGACGTACAGGCGGTCGACACGGTGAACGCGGGGCCGTCGATGCCGAGCACGGCAGCGGCGAACGGCGCCGGAGCGCCGATTTCCATCTGCCGGTAGTCGAAGCCCGCGGGTATCGTGCCTGTCTGAGCCCGATGCGCAAACGCCGCCTCGGCTGCGCCGATGCCCGACGTGCTCGTGCCGAGCACGACACCGATACGGTCGGCGCCGTAACGCTCGCGCGCCGCTTCGACGTGCGGTGCGATCTGGGCGAGTGCGGCGAGCAACAAGCGATTGTTGCGGCAGTCATAGGGCTCGAGCGGCGCCGGCGGCGCGCACTCGAGCGCAGCGATCACGCGGCCGGCAAATGCGTTGCCGATCCCGGTCGCAAGCGTGGTCATGCCCGGCGCGTGCCCGGCGGCGAGTGCGGCCGCGATCGTGTCGGGATGATCGCCGAGCGCGTTGATCATGCCGAGCGCGTGCAGATAAACCGGTTGCTTCGATATGTGCATCTTTTGAGTGGACGGCAACGCGCTCATGCAGTCCTCCGCGAATCCGGCGGCATGCCGATCGGCGCGAGCACCACCGCGAGCGCGATACCGAGCGCGAGCGTCATGCCGAAGCTGTGCAGCGCCGGCATCGCGCTGGCGCCGAGCATGCCGAACGACAGCAGCGTGGTGGCAGCGGACAGCAGCACGCCGGTCCACACTGCGCCGAGATCGGCGCCTGCGCGCATGCACCCCTCGCGCAGAAACACCGCGTAGTTCGAGCCGACGCCGAGCACGAGCATCAACGCGAGGCAGTTGAACAGATTGAGCGGAACACGCGCGTAGCCGAAGGCGGCGAGCGTCAGCGCGATCGCGAGCAGCACCGGCATCGTCACGGCGATGCCGCCACGCGGACCGTACCGGAACATCGACAGCGCGAGCACGAGCACGAGCGCGCCGGCGAGCCACAACGCGCTATCGACGCGATACGCGCCGAACAGCTTCGATACGCTTGCCGCCTTGTCGACGAATACGACACCGGGCAGCGCATGCGCTACGGCGACGAGCGCAGGCAGATTGCCGGCGTTCACGCGTTGCGGGATCACAAGCGCCGCGTAGCCGCGCACACCGGTATCGGCCGCGTCGAGCCACAGATGACGGAAAGGCCGCGACCATGGCGCGCCAAGCCAGCGGTCGATCGTGAGCGGCACCGCGCTCGCCGGCTTTTGCCAGGCCGCCAGCCATGCGTCGGCGACATCGTCGCGAAAGCCGGCGCTCACGAGCGTCGTGCGCAACGCGGCGCGGTCGTCGAAGACGCGCTTCGCGAGCCGCGCATGATCGGCCGCCTGGCGCCTGGCGGACGGCACGAACGACGTCACCGACTGCCAGCCCTCCACCGACGATGCGCCGCTCAGCGCATCGAGCCGCGCGCCGAGCGCTTCCGCGCGCTGCAGCGCGACTTCGGGCGTTTCCCCTCGCACGACGAAGAACTGCGCGGTGTTGTCGATGCCGATCGCGGCGCGAATTGCATTTTCCTGTATCGCCAGCGACGGATCGCGATTGATCAGCAGATGGATGTCGTCGTCACTCGACAGCCGCAGCCAGCCCGGTACTGCGGCCAATAGGAGCAGCGCGGCGACGATCCACGCGCGGCGGCCATCGAGCAGCGCGTGCCAATGCGTCAGCAGCCGCCCCCCCGCGTCGAACAGTGCGCGCGAGTGCCGGTGCGGCTCATGCGACGCGTCGCCCGGGTGGCTTGCGTGGCTCGCGCGAATCGCGTGGCCCGATCGATCGGCGTACCGCTGCTGCATGCGCGGCATCAACTCGGGTAACAGCATCAGCACCGACGCGAACGCCGTGCAAATGCCGACGATCGCGAAACATGCGATCTGCCGCAGCGCCGGAAACGGCACGCACGCGAGAATCGCATAGCCGAGCAGACTCGTTGTCAGCGCAACGGTCAGCGCGGGACGTACCGCGCGCGCGGCGCGCTGCGCATCGGAGCGCGCGCGCTGCGTGGCCGCGCGACGGCCATCGCGATCGCGCGCGCCACCAAGCGCGACGACGAAGTACTGAATC
The nucleotide sequence above comes from Paraburkholderia sp. SOS3. Encoded proteins:
- a CDS encoding MMPL family transporter gives rise to the protein MELTQRRLARQRWSIRAVWLVLALIAVLYCAWRFTGPSPLQTNLLELLPQTEADPVAEKAVDTLAAALGDRTVYVVTGNDGDHAKAAAKALAATLSASGAFRTVTAQLPPFDLSQISGLYLPYRFGLLTSADRAALGDASMSLHDALLRRLYNPVHGAFATPLADDPFGWLEHWLAALPLATSNLGIEDGLLVAHRGAATSVLVVATLPGSAYDAPLEQAVLHASSRGETLLKAHFPDVTLARTGAVFYAQAARAAAEREVHLIGATSACGIALLMLWVFRSPRFLVLAFVSTALGIVCALAATMLVFGKLHLVTLVFGASLIGEAVDYSIQYFVVALGGARDRDGRRAATQRARSDAQRAARAVRPALTVALTTSLLGYAILACVPFPALRQIACFAIVGICTAFASVLMLLPELMPRMQQRYADRSGHAIRASHASHPGDASHEPHRHSRALFDAGGRLLTHWHALLDGRRAWIVAALLLLAAVPGWLRLSSDDDIHLLINRDPSLAIQENAIRAAIGIDNTAQFFVVRGETPEVALQRAEALGARLDALSGASSVEGWQSVTSFVPSARRQAADHARLAKRVFDDRAALRTTLVSAGFRDDVADAWLAAWQKPASAVPLTIDRWLGAPWSRPFRHLWLDAADTGVRGYAALVIPQRVNAGNLPALVAVAHALPGVVFVDKAASVSKLFGAYRVDSALWLAGALVLVLALSMFRYGPRGGIAVTMPVLLAIALTLAAFGYARVPLNLFNCLALMLVLGVGSNYAVFLREGCMRAGADLGAVWTGVLLSAATTLLSFGMLGASAMPALHSFGMTLALGIALAVVLAPIGMPPDSRRTA
- a CDS encoding beta-ketoacyl-[acyl-carrier-protein] synthase family protein produces the protein MSALPSTQKMHISKQPVYLHALGMINALGDHPDTIAAALAAGHAPGMTTLATGIGNAFAGRVIAALECAPPAPLEPYDCRNNRLLLAALAQIAPHVEAARERYGADRIGVVLGTSTSGIGAAEAAFAHRAQTGTIPAGFDYRQMEIGAPAPFAAAVLGIDGPAFTVSTACTSSAKAFASARRLLQLQLCDAVVAGGVDSLCELTVQGFASLESTSATRTNPMSVNRCGINVGEGAAVFLMSRDEGPVALVGCGESSDAHHISAPDPQGAGGELALRAALDDAGLAPSAIGYVNLHATATRKNDEMESHLMARVFADGVAASGTKPYTGHQLGAAGATELGFAWLTLAREHMALPRHCWDGQTDPALPRLDLVESERYLPRGAGTRYVMSNSFAFGGSNCSLILAG
- a CDS encoding 3-ketoacyl-ACP reductase FabG2, with amino-acid sequence MSRRVLITGASRGIGRAIAYQLAADGFAVTVGCRTGRSEAQAVTAGIAAQGGSARVLQFDVRERATCREVLEADVAAHGAYYGIVCSAGVTRDAAFPALTDEDWDIVIETGLDAFYNVVHPLTMPMVRAKQGGRVVTIASVSGVMGNRGQVNYSAAKAGLIGATKALAVELASRAITVNCVAPGLIETGMLDEVPVEHALKTVPMNRVGQPAEVAAVVSFLMSDAASYVTRQVIGVNGGMI
- a CDS encoding hotdog family protein, whose amino-acid sequence is MSEAINETVREAAGEAKSEASASLAAPARADREAEIFEPIEAILPHRGTMLLVDRVSACSDDALSARATVRADAWYADATGAMPAWIGIELMAQAIAAHVSLLAMRAGGRARPGVLLGSRSYDACVPAFARGAQLIIDVKEVLRSAEGHGAYECTIEHDGTRCAQAVIKVFQPTDFQSFIEGISGS